A genomic segment from Segniliparus rotundus DSM 44985 encodes:
- a CDS encoding SRPBCC family protein, protein MSAHTDYTYVLYIEATPEKVWHALTDDDVTAAYWAHRNVSDWQVGSSWEHRRTDGSGIVDVLGEVVESDPPRRLVTTWAEPSSPNVASQVSFDIQPRGTIVKLVLTHAGLPEAVLLQAVEGGWPAVLSNLKTLMETGKPLSVEPWAQPSEG, encoded by the coding sequence ATGTCCGCGCATACCGACTACACGTACGTCCTCTACATCGAAGCCACCCCGGAAAAGGTGTGGCACGCGTTGACCGACGACGATGTCACGGCTGCCTATTGGGCTCATCGCAACGTGTCCGACTGGCAGGTCGGCTCGTCATGGGAGCATCGTCGGACAGACGGTTCGGGAATCGTCGACGTGCTCGGGGAAGTTGTGGAGAGCGACCCTCCGCGCCGATTGGTGACGACATGGGCCGAGCCGAGCTCGCCGAACGTCGCTTCCCAGGTCTCTTTCGACATCCAGCCCCGAGGCACGATTGTGAAGCTTGTCCTCACCCACGCGGGTCTGCCCGAGGCAGTGCTGCTGCAGGCGGTGGAGGGCGGCTGGCCCGCCGTCTTGTCCAACCTTAAGACGCTGATGGAAACCGGGAAACCGCTGTCAGTGGAGCCGTGGGCCCAGCCGTCCGAAGGCTAA
- a CDS encoding class I SAM-dependent methyltransferase: protein MDQDDWNELYQEHEHIWSGLPNAALVAEVSDLAPGLALDVGCGEGGDASWLAEHGWKVVAADISSVAIERAAAAVPQESVTWLCADLVACPPEPKRYDLVSLQYYPLPLAAGEQGASGFIEAVAIGGVLLVVGHDMHQHAQHQHKDPRFNPADYYVPSQIADLLDSDWEILMHEARRRERPLPDGSEAPDDLVLKAVRRR from the coding sequence ATGGACCAAGACGACTGGAACGAGCTCTATCAAGAACACGAGCACATCTGGAGCGGGCTGCCGAACGCGGCCCTGGTCGCCGAGGTGTCGGACCTTGCTCCCGGCCTCGCGCTCGATGTCGGCTGCGGCGAGGGCGGCGACGCGTCCTGGCTCGCTGAGCACGGTTGGAAGGTGGTCGCGGCCGACATTTCCTCCGTCGCCATCGAACGCGCCGCAGCAGCAGTGCCGCAGGAGTCGGTGACCTGGTTGTGCGCCGATCTCGTCGCCTGCCCGCCAGAGCCAAAAAGATACGACCTCGTCTCGCTCCAGTACTACCCGCTGCCGCTCGCAGCGGGCGAACAAGGCGCGAGCGGTTTCATCGAAGCAGTCGCCATCGGCGGCGTCCTGCTGGTCGTCGGCCACGACATGCACCAGCACGCGCAGCACCAGCACAAGGACCCCCGCTTCAATCCGGCCGACTACTACGTCCCGAGCCAGATCGCCGACCTGCTCGACTCCGACTGGGAGATCCTCATGCACGAGGCCCGCCGCCGCGAGCGGCCGCTGCCCGATGGGAGCGAGGCTCCTGACGATCTTGTCCTCAAAGCGGTCCGGAGGCGTTAG
- a CDS encoding o-succinylbenzoate synthase, with protein sequence MFATPLGSVPVARADFLSVAFYSIPLNVRFRGVTVREGVLLEGPNGWGEFCAFDDYDDQESLPWLRTALEAALEGWPAQIRRVVPVNSIIPAVGPDEARRRALSARCATAKIKVADHPDSLAEDLARVEAVRDALGPGGHVRIDVNGKWDVGTARKHIPLLDKAAGGLQYVEQPCWTIDELAAVRKAVDVPIAADESIRRAEDPLKVAVAGAADVAVVKCTPLGGVRRALQVAEAAGLPTVVSSAVETSVGLGAQLALAAALPELPYACGFGTGALLTGDLVAPEAALGPKNGSVMAPMGPLAPDPELLARWTMPDPARVQWWSDRLDRVLALHNAQRGR encoded by the coding sequence ATGTTTGCGACGCCGCTCGGATCCGTGCCGGTCGCACGGGCGGATTTTCTCTCGGTCGCGTTCTACTCGATCCCGCTGAACGTGCGGTTCCGAGGCGTCACCGTGCGCGAGGGCGTGCTCTTGGAGGGGCCAAACGGCTGGGGGGAGTTCTGCGCCTTCGACGACTACGACGACCAGGAGTCACTGCCCTGGCTGCGCACAGCGCTTGAAGCAGCCCTGGAGGGCTGGCCCGCGCAGATCCGCCGCGTTGTCCCGGTGAACTCGATCATTCCTGCCGTCGGCCCGGACGAGGCGCGCCGTCGCGCGCTGAGCGCCCGTTGCGCGACCGCGAAGATCAAAGTCGCCGACCACCCCGATTCTCTCGCCGAAGACCTCGCGCGGGTCGAGGCGGTGCGCGACGCCCTGGGGCCGGGAGGGCATGTGCGGATTGACGTGAACGGCAAATGGGATGTGGGCACCGCGCGCAAGCACATCCCGCTCCTGGACAAAGCGGCGGGCGGATTGCAGTACGTCGAGCAGCCGTGCTGGACGATCGACGAGCTCGCCGCCGTTCGCAAAGCAGTGGATGTGCCGATTGCCGCGGACGAGTCCATCCGGCGGGCGGAGGACCCGCTGAAGGTGGCAGTCGCGGGAGCCGCCGACGTTGCCGTCGTCAAATGCACGCCGCTCGGCGGCGTGCGCCGCGCCTTGCAGGTGGCCGAGGCGGCGGGCCTGCCGACTGTCGTCTCCTCCGCGGTGGAGACGAGCGTCGGGCTCGGCGCGCAGCTCGCCTTGGCCGCCGCGCTCCCCGAACTGCCCTATGCCTGCGGGTTCGGCACCGGCGCTTTGCTGACAGGAGACCTCGTGGCGCCCGAGGCCGCCCTCGGCCCCAAGAACGGTTCCGTCATGGCGCCGATGGGACCGCTCGCCCCCGACCCAGAACTTCTCGCGCGCTGGACGATGCCGGACCCGGCGCGAGTGCAGTGGTGGTCGGACCGGCTCGACCGCGTCCTCGCGCTGCACAACGCGCAGCGAGGCCGTTAG
- the eccE gene encoding type VII secretion protein EccE — protein MSIAPARPSRARATLVLALVFAAGFSSVPWRPASGWFVGVAAAIVFLVLASWGGAHISTILRRRFALSSRKRLVKQGDADAAAKDQQRAAARATALIRVAAPAGAGPADWLPLSLIAGYLDRYGVRCAAVRVAFRRVGDEQEAWITLVVDAVQNLVALRARSPRIQLHELAEATGRRLAAQLREEGFSSSSGRDPQAEHADDAQHREGSPAPSPIDGLRADDGAEDWNGVVVGEERVSAYAVAAKGDLGAVLAEIAAYPARETWTVLEFTGEPADPDLVVACALRKKGVVELLPAGLQPRRGDHLPALAALAPTATAPLSR, from the coding sequence GTGAGCATTGCTCCTGCTCGGCCGAGTCGGGCGAGGGCGACGCTCGTCCTCGCCCTGGTGTTCGCCGCAGGTTTCTCCAGTGTGCCGTGGCGCCCGGCTTCCGGGTGGTTCGTCGGCGTCGCAGCGGCAATTGTGTTCCTCGTGCTCGCGAGCTGGGGCGGCGCGCACATCAGCACGATCCTGCGCCGCCGTTTCGCGCTTTCCTCGCGCAAGCGTCTGGTCAAGCAGGGGGATGCGGACGCGGCGGCGAAAGACCAGCAACGGGCGGCGGCCCGCGCGACGGCGTTGATCCGCGTCGCCGCGCCTGCCGGCGCCGGTCCGGCGGACTGGCTTCCGCTCTCGTTGATCGCTGGCTACCTCGACCGTTACGGTGTGCGCTGCGCCGCTGTGCGGGTGGCCTTCCGTCGCGTGGGCGACGAGCAGGAAGCATGGATCACTCTTGTGGTGGACGCGGTGCAGAACCTCGTCGCGCTGCGCGCCCGCTCCCCCCGTATCCAGCTGCACGAGCTCGCCGAGGCCACTGGCCGCAGGCTTGCGGCGCAACTGCGTGAGGAAGGCTTCTCTTCCTCGAGCGGGCGGGACCCCCAAGCGGAGCACGCTGATGACGCCCAACACCGAGAAGGGTCCCCTGCGCCGAGCCCGATCGACGGGCTCCGCGCGGACGACGGCGCAGAGGACTGGAACGGCGTGGTCGTCGGCGAGGAGCGGGTCTCCGCGTACGCTGTGGCGGCCAAGGGCGATCTCGGGGCTGTGCTCGCCGAGATCGCCGCCTACCCGGCGCGGGAGACGTGGACGGTCCTCGAGTTCACCGGCGAACCGGCGGACCCAGACCTGGTGGTCGCCTGCGCCCTGCGCAAAAAGGGCGTCGTCGAGCTGTTGCCCGCGGGGCTGCAGCCGCGCCGAGGCGACCATCTTCCCGCTCTGGCCGCTTTGGCCCCGACCGCGACCGCGCCGCTCTCCCGTTGA
- a CDS encoding FMN-binding negative transcriptional regulator — MYNPRPHQVHDEAAIRAFVAQVGSGTLVTASPARIEATLLPILWSGDTVVAHLAKANPQAAAISSGAPGLWVVQGPEAYVSPGWYASKREHGAGGRARVVPTWNYSVVQLRGRVCVRDDAAWVRSVVSQLTDVQEQAMSTPWGVGDAPEEYIDGQLCAIVGVEMRVESVEAKAKWSQNRSAADKAGVLAGLRDQGAAAAAEHMAAVLAVSGEQGA; from the coding sequence ATGTACAACCCCAGGCCCCATCAAGTCCACGACGAAGCCGCGATCCGGGCTTTCGTCGCTCAGGTGGGCTCGGGGACGCTGGTCACTGCGTCCCCGGCTCGGATCGAGGCCACGCTGTTGCCGATCCTCTGGTCCGGGGACACGGTCGTCGCCCATCTCGCCAAGGCGAACCCGCAGGCCGCCGCGATCAGCTCGGGCGCACCAGGACTCTGGGTCGTCCAAGGCCCCGAGGCGTATGTCTCCCCAGGCTGGTACGCGAGCAAACGCGAGCACGGCGCGGGCGGCAGGGCGCGTGTCGTCCCGACATGGAACTATTCGGTTGTGCAACTGCGGGGGAGGGTTTGTGTTCGGGACGACGCGGCCTGGGTGCGCTCTGTCGTCTCCCAACTGACAGACGTCCAGGAGCAGGCAATGAGCACGCCCTGGGGCGTCGGCGACGCCCCCGAGGAATACATCGACGGGCAGTTGTGCGCCATCGTGGGGGTCGAAATGCGGGTGGAGTCCGTCGAAGCGAAAGCGAAATGGAGCCAGAACCGCTCCGCCGCGGACAAAGCGGGCGTGCTGGCAGGCTTGCGAGACCAGGGCGCGGCGGCTGCTGCCGAGCATATGGCGGCTGTGCTCGCCGTGTCCGGCGAACAAGGGGCATGA